A segment of the Ipomoea triloba cultivar NCNSP0323 chromosome 1, ASM357664v1 genome:
TTCATTGATTTCACCCTCTACTTATTTTCAGGAATTTCATGCTtctatgatttgtttttttttttctcctctttaataatattatttgatgCTAATAGCAAATGCTGCAAGTTTCTGGAGCTGATGTGGTTGACTTAATTTTTACTCATGGGTGGTCGGTCCCTTGTATCTTTTTTGCTCTTCTAATAATTTGTATATTTCTCCTTTTATTACAGGCTTTTATTTGGTGCTTTTTGGCTACTAGATTACACACAGTTGCTAAGTTTCTGAATGTACATGTCCTTGAGCTCTATTTTTGGAGTTTGTGCTTCAATTTGAGAGTCAGATCTTGTAGTCTCCAGAAGActgatttactttttttttttttttttttNAattgtaatgagttttggtaaaagtattttgcatgtttggtagtagggtggaatgagaatggttattaatagttggggaagaagaGGGGGAAGGAAAATGAAgcccttattttattagaaaacGAGTTTTGCGATTAATGGGGTAATAAAAACATATAGCAGTGTTCtaaaaacatgtcaaccaaacaataacaatgactctgatacccattcctgatagctaaacctattaaccaaacacaccctaaatgtgcAACTATATAATGTACatcgaacaacaatattaaatgCACCcaacgttatcattagttgcactaAACGTTATtattaagtgcaccaatgtgaaatgcaattacttgcactattaagtgtAAATGATTgtacttttaagtgattttatttACACATTTTACTTGTACACTTGCACCTGCTACTTGTAtttttaacacatgttacttggacttcaaagtttgagttatttaaaaaaaatattaccacatttaaaaaaaaaattatatatgaatatatgatctGTTAGATATTTATAGATGAACGACTATGATTGGTTTATAGTTATCTCTTGCGGGTATGTTCTCACCAGAACgtagccatatatatatatatatattgcactcTAGTGAGAACGAACACCCAGAAGAGAAATAGAATTGGAGCTAATTTGAGCCGTCCAGTTGAAAAGATCAGCAAatcatatgtaattaaaaaaacatgatgacatttttgtaaacaACTCAAACTTtgagtgcaagtaaaatgtattaaaagtgcaagcAATAGATGCaagtgtgcaagtaaaatcatttaaaagTGTAATCATTTAtacttaatagtgcaagtaatttaaattttcacattggtgcacttaattaattataatgcTAGCTTTTTACATTAGTGcgcacttaatgataacgtttggggcaactaatgataacgttaaatgtacattatattgtcaCTTTTAATTCAGTTTACTTGTACTTAGGTGTACTCTATGAAACtattgcacttttaacacaattttacttacacttcaaagtttgaattattttttaaaaatgtcaccgcgttttattttttaaaaaaaatgtgttccTAATGCGCTAGTTCTATCCAAATGGACAGTTACAATGAGTTCCTATTTCTCTTTTGAGCTtgggttctcatttgatccatCCCTCCCCttccttctcccttttctccCTCCCTCTATATCTGTGTATAGCGTATCACTATGATTCACACAATTGTGTAAATCTATGTTTTATCGTATTAGGATTGAAAATGAATTCCACCAAACAATCAGGACTTTATGGGTTTTAGCCTTTAGGCTTTTGGAAATTGGACCTCACACATGACACATTCATAAAATAATACAGTACtaaagaaagtaaaggaaaataccttatttttttttttataaaattgtacATTTGTACTGTACTGAAAGATGAAAAGAAGAGTCTTTGGGCTTTGGCTAAGCTTTAGCTTTTGTTTGACTCATTCAGTTTATCCTGAATCCTGATTCATTCACCTAATAGTCCGGAGTCTGAGTCACCCAGTCAATATTCATTTCTCGCCCTCAATGATTTTGCCTCAACAGTTGCAATCAACAAGAGCTGGGATGAACATTCTTTTctgattcttcatcttcaacctcTTGTTTTCTGATCTTTTCCAATTCAggtgatttttctttttcttgctaTCGCTAATCTTTACTCTTTGTTTTTTGGTTGCTTCGACCGTGGGTTTTTGCATCTGGGTTATGTCTTGATTGTGGATCTGATGTGGGTTTTGGCTCGTACTGTTATTGGGGCTAGTTTCATTGATTTCACCCTCTACTTATTTTCAGGAATTTCATGCTtctatgatttgtttttttttttctcctctttaataatattatttgatgCTAATAGCAAATGCTGCAAGTTTCTGGAGCTGATGTGGTTGACTTAATTTTTACTCATGGGTGGTCGGTCCCTTGTATCTTTTTTGCTCTTCTAATAATTTGTATATTTCTCCTTTTATTACAGGCTTTTATTTGGTGCTTTTTGGCTACTAGATTACACACAGTTGCTAAGTTTCTGAATGTACATGTCCTTGAGCTCTATTTTTGGAGTTTGTGCTTCAATTTGAGAGTCAGATCTTGTAGTCTCCAGAAGActgatttactttttttttttttttttttNCCTCTATATCTGTGTATAGCGTATCACTATGATTCACACAATTGTGTAAATCTATGTTTTATCGTATTAGGATTGAAAATGAATTCCACCAAACAATCAGGACTTTATGGGTTTTAGCCTTTAGGCTTTTGGAAATTGGACCTCACACATGACACATTCATAAAATAATACAGTACtaaagaaagtaaaggaaaataccttatttttttttttataaaattgtacATTTGTACTGTACTGAAAGATGAAAAGAAGAGTCTTTGGGCTTTGGCTAAGCTTTAGCTTTTGTTTGACTCATTCAGTTTATCCTGAATCCTGATTCATTCACCTAATAGTCCGGAGTCTGAGTCACCCAGTCAATATTCATTTCTCGCCCTCAATGATTTTGCCTCAACAGTTGCAATCAACAAGAGCTGGGATGAACATTCTTTTctgattcttcatcttcaacctcTTGTTTTCTGATCTTTTCCAATTCAggtgatttttctttttcttgctaTCGCTAATCTTTACTCTTTGTTTTTTGGTTGCTTCGACCGTGGGTTTTTGCATCTGGGTTATGTCTTGATTGTGGATCTGATGTGGGTTTTGGCTCGTACTGTTATTGGGGCTAGTTTCATTGATTTCACCCTCTACTTATTTTCAGGAATTTCATGCTtctatgatttgtttttttttttctcctctttaataatattatttgatgCTAATAGCAAATGCTGCAAGTTTCTGGAGCTGATGTGGTTGACTTAATTTTTACTCATGGGTGGTCGGTCCCTTGTATCTTTTTTGCTCTTCTAATAATTTGTATATTTCTCCTTTTATTACAGGCTTTTATTTGGTGCTTTTTGGCTACTAGATTACACACAGTTGCTAAGTTTCTGAATGTACATGTCCTTGAGCTCTATTTTTGGAGTTTGTGCTTCAATTTGAGAGTCAGATCTTGTAGTCTCCAGaagactgatttttttttttttttttttttttttgtgtgtttttttttctaggtTTCTGGCTCTAGTTTATTCATATTGCTTTGGAACACAACCAATTATTTCAGTAAACCCAAAAGTTTAAATTTGTTGAAGTGGATTGGTGTTTAGGTGTTTTGAATGTTAACCTTTCACCTTATCCAGCCTACCTGTAATCTGTATTTGTTATACGTATCAACCCAATGAAGCATTTCTTTTGGGACATATCTTGtctagtattaattaatatattaacttGGTTGTTTGTGTTGTTGACAGATTCTGGGAAGAAATTGATATTTGAATCTTTATATTGTGGGGATGGATGTCAGAATGGCTGCAAATAATGAAATGCTTGGATCTAACTACTTCAGAGTGCTTTGTTCCTCTAATGGTGCCGAGCATTGCTGTTAGAGCTGAGCTTCCCTTGATCTACGGCAAATGACCATTGGAACTCATCAAACCACAGAAGCAAAAAATTTCTAGATCTTTGCCTTCACAGGCTTCAAAAGCGAATCAAGAGAAGCTGAGTTTTGCTGAACAATTAGAAGAATCTTTCAAGATATCTCAAGGCCAGTTTCTATGGAACCtttcaacaataaaaaaatGGCGCATAGTAATCAAAGTGGAACATCCAATTTGGCAATTGATAAACCTGATTCAAACATCTCTTTGGTTGACAATGGTAAAGTGTCTACAGCTGATAGTCCTGAAGTTAATGGGATGAGGAGCTCTCAGTTAGCTCTTGGTgatcaaaaaaagaaaacatctGAGCCTGATAGCACAAAGAACAGTTCAGCTTCTGCAAAAGTTAGTGATGGTACTGGCAGTCTACCAAAAACTAGTGGAAGTGCCAAAATAAGTGATCGTGTTGAATATGTTGAAAGTGGAAAAAGTAGTATATGTAGAGGAAGTGCGAGCACCAATGTGAGCGATGAAAGCACTTCTAGCAGTTTCAGTAGCAGTGTCAACAAGCCTCATAAAGCAAACGACTCGGGTTGGGAAGCCATTCAAGCTGTCCGGACAAGAGATGGGATTTTAGGTTTTAGCCATTTCAGACTGTTGAAAAGGTTGGGTTGTGGAGATATTGGGAGCGTTTACTTGGCAGAATTGAGTGGTACCAATTGCTATTTTGCAATGAAAGTTATGGATAAAGAATCTCTGGCTGGCCGTAAAAAACTTATTCGTGCTCAGACAGAACGGGAAATATTACAATCCTTGGACCATCCTTTTCTTCCAACTCTGTATACCCACTTTGAGACTGATAAGTTTTCATGTTTGGTTATGGAATTCTGCCCAGGAGGAGATCTGCACACTCTGAGGCAGAGGCAGCCAGGGAAACATTTTTCTGAACTAGCAGTCAAGTATGAGTTCTTTGCTCTATAAGCATCTCTCAATTTACTGCTAATTTCTGTGAATGCATAATGCTTCTTATTTTACCTGTAGTTTGCAATTATAATTGTAGAACTTTCAGCACAAATTTCATATAAATCTTCTCTAGAATTTTTTTAGTGGAAACCTTGTTTTTGCTTCTTGGTGCTACAGTGTTGTGGTACTTGTTCTAATACACTGAAATTAAGGTGAGGTTTAGCAATCTACCCATTTTTTGTGAGAATAGAATTTATACTCATTTGTGGACAGACATCAGGTATTATTGCCAAATGCCAACTACACATTCCCCGAAAAATCTGATTTGGTGCATAGATATCGTTAAGTTCAATGAAACAATAATGTTGATtagtttgttgaattttgtgAATTTTGAAGCTAAAAGGGAATTAGCCATTTGGACAGCAAAAATATGAGGAGCCTATTTAGTACTTTTGTCGAAAATAGTATGACAACTGACTTGGTTAGTTACCAACCATTGTGTATTTCCATTTGCCATCTGCATAATGTATTACACTATTATGTTTATTGGAGTTTTGCTGCTTTGGTTCTTGAACTTTTTAATGAAGTAATTACGGTTTTATTACCCAAAATATAGTGGTATTCCACTTTAAGCACCCAACTACCAATTTGGAAAAGATTGGTACTGCAACTACTGAGAATTGGACTAAAGTGGTCATCCATTGATGAAAGgactaatttttcaattttcaatagtTTGGGAACCATTTTTATGAATTTATCCAACTTACAAACTTGGGGGGACCATTTTTGGCTTTTTGCCCAAATTGATATAAAAGTGAAATACTACCTTAGTTTGAGGACAAATTGGAattagttcttttttattttcttttaattaagcATCAAGGAGTAACATAATTTCTTCCTGTTGCATCCCTTATTGCTGTTTCTTTGTCACTAATCCTCAGCTAGGGATTCTGATGTGCCAATGTCTCTTTATTGCTAATTTACTAtgttcattttgattttttttcctttatcaTCTTAAATTTCTAGATGCTACATTAGTTTACTCTTAGTGTCGGCTTGTTTTATAATCTGCTAATTTGTAGCAATATGCTGCTGACGAGCTTTTAACCAAATTGACCACTGGTATATAATAGTTGCAtaatcaattatactaatatgaACCTCTGTATAGCTCTATAGGAATGCTATTCTTGGCAAAACTTTTTGAAGTTCTAATGATCTGGTTTCCATTTCATTTAATCTGGTTTATGAAGCTTCCCcacatgaaaaataaattcgGCATTTTACCAAACCAAGAACCATGGTAGTTGGAACCTGGACAAGAATCTACTATTAAAATGTGTTTATTTAGGGAAGCTGAGCCAGCAATACTGTGCTAGAATTTCCTAGAACCAAGTAAAATATTAAGATGTTTCTTTAGCTACACTAGGATGATCCTTCAACTGTTTGGTAATATGGTTCTGTGGATTGGAAAAGTAATATCTATGGCAAAATCACTTTATGTACAAGAAGGAATAAGGTTGTTCTTATTGCATTGGAAGTGTCTAATTGATTGCTTATTTTAACGGTTTATCTGCTTCTTACAGATTTTATGTAGCTGAGGTCCTTTTAGCTCTTGAGTATCTCCACATGCTAGGAATTATTTATCGTGATCTTAAACCTGAAAACGTCCTGGTGAGAGAAGATGGGCATATAATGCTCTCAGACTTTGACCTTTCACTTCGTTGTACCGTCAGTCCAACACTAGTCAAATCTTTAGATTCAGAACCTCTCCAGAAGAGCTCTGGTTTCTGTGTCCAGCCAGCTTGCATTCAACCATCGTGTGCTGTTACCACAACATGTTTCTCTCCCCGTTTCTTTTCTAGCAAGTCCAAGAAGAAGGACCGAAAATCCAAAGCTGATATTGGCACTCAGGTTACCCCTCTACCTGAACTAGTTGCAGAACCTACTGGTGCTAGGTCCATGTCATTTGTGGGGACCCATGAATACTTGGCACCTGAAATTATTAAAGGTGAAGGCCATGGTAGTGCTGTAGATTGGTGGACCTTTGGGATCTTCCTTTATGAGCTTTTGTTTGGTAAAACCCCATTTAAAGGATCTGGGAACCGAGCCACATTGTTCAATGTTGTCGGCCAGCCTCTTAGATTTCCAGAATCACCAGTTGTCAGCTTTGCAGCTAGGGATCTTATAAGGGGCCTGCTCATTAAAGAACCACAGAATAGATTGGCTTACAAAAGAGGAGCAACTGAAATAAAACAGCACCCTTTCTTTGAAGGTGTGAATTGGGCATTGATACGCTGTGCTTCCCCTCCTGAGATCCCAAAGCCCTTTGAATTTGAGCGTATTCCACCTCCAGCAGCATCAACTAGTGAAAAGCCTGCTCTTACTGCGGTGGCTCCTAAtcaaaaaaattctaataattaccttgagtttgatttcttttagTAAATATTACTAGTATAACTGAGATTCATGGAGAACATACTTGTATACATTATGAGAAATTTTGGATTTCTAGTGGACTGAATGGCAGATTCCTCGGCAAAATCTTATTGGAGGAACAAAGTATGCTTTGTTTTTGCTGCACGTAACATGCAATTTTCTTCTCTGAAGAGTACTGTTTCCCTTCAGTCTCCTGTATGACAATTATGTCTTAGAAGATAGGAGGGTGGTGCTATCCAAGTCACCAATCTCAAGTTGAAGAAATACATTTTTATGGGTTGGAACTTTGTGATCAGTGTTTGGCTTATGTAGGGTAATGTAAGGATTGTAAATCTAGAAGAAATCCCATTTGGCTGCGACAAGCAATTAAATCATTGCTGAATGTATAGTTTGTTACATTACTACAGAATTGCTCTTTGATCAAAGGTTTAGCAGAACCAAGTTTGGTTGTGCTCCTGGCTTTGCGATCTCCAGACTTTCTAATATTGGTGTATTTCCTGAGATTTGAAGCAGTGATATTACTTTCTTGTTCAGAAATTGCATTTAGCTGTTTGTTTTTCATCTTGGCAACTACAGGAATACTGATTCTATTAGGTATTCTTTCCCTATACTTCTTCCATTTCCTGAAAATTAAGCTATGATATGAAATTACTGCTGGTTTTCACTTCTCATCGATATATGCTTGATTATTCAGATATGCAAAATGTGTAAGAATTCAATGTTTGCTTACATTTGAATTGGCAGCTTTTCAtttgtattaaaaagaaaaagaaaccaaGTACTTTGTAGATATcctgtattttatttttaatcttttgtgaGGGTAATATTTTTCTTGGTTGATGCTCTTGATGTAACTCTCTAGCTGAAGATCTTTCCTGGATCTGATCACTGGAATACCTTTGCTTTGAAACAGCCGCACCCAACCGACTCACTTTGCGTCTGGTTTTGAAGCTGTGTCGGGCCGTGGGCAGATCTTGGACTGGGTCCCGGAGAAGGAGAAGGCGATGGCGACTCAAGCTGATCGGTTGCCACTTCCTTGCCTTCACATATGATCTTTACTTCGCAAAACTCGGGTGCGTTCTGTAGTATCTGATCAGCTGTGCAGCTACCTCTCTTTGACCTCATCCTTCTAAACTCAATAGTTAGAAGGAATGGAATGGAATGAGAAAACAAATGGGAGGGGTTTTAGCAGTGTACCTTAGATTTGGTTTAGAAATGCCCAGAACTAGTTTTTTGATGTTGCAAATGGGAATGAGGTCCAGTATTGCCTTTGCTTCTGTATCACTTTCAACAAGTATGGTCTCCACTTTCACCtattttgtatatgtatatttaaagagttaatactcaatttagttctcTTGATAGTAGggattttttcaattttgtactAAATATCTTTGTGTTTAATTGGCTCCTTAGATTTTGACgattttatctaattgagtcCTTGACAGTTAGAATCAAAGACTAAGTCTAGTAAAAGCACTATGACGACTAAAACCACTATAATTGATGACTAATATTAAGAACTAACtctattaatatgtatatacatatatatacataatattaggatattaaaataaaatacttttttgATAGAAAATATAATCCTAAATGAAACAAAGTAatattgattttaatcaaatacaaaCTGACTAAATTTccaatataatatgttaacaattatgttttttttttttgaaaatcaaaaccAAAGTTATTATtaccttgaagaagaaagtagCAAGAGAATACAATTAGGGAGAATGAATTCCAGAAACGAAAGTCAGACTGAGAGTCTGTAGTCCTAGTTAGTTTATGAGCAATCTTAATTATATGACAAATTAAAAGTTCAAAATTAACCATAATGTTAAAGCAATGACTGACAATATATCCCGTATAAGATAGGTCTTTGCATTTAATTATGTATTATTTAACCTTATCATCCTAAAAGTAATAATAAGGTATTGTATGTACCTGGGAAGCAGAGCAGACATCAAGAAATTTATGAAGGAATTGGCTTCTCTTGCTTCTTTCTTGGGCCATGTGGTTCTCTTTCTGCTCAGGATTCACTTGGCTCAGTGGAATCATCCCCACTATCATCAAACATCACATTTGATTCATCATTAAAAATGGATGCAATTAGTTTTGCATGTTTAATTTTTGCCTTAAATTTGACTTTTATGTATTAATCCATAATCTTACTCTCATTATGCTTTACTCAACATTTTGGATTACTATTCCGACAtcaatggcaaattataccattgaCCAGGGTCCACCTCACATTGAGGATTCTGGTCCAAAGTTAACATTCAGTTCAGATTACGTGTCtgcatttaacatattatgtatttgcagTTAACAGATGATgtgcttgtaaataaattgaaggcacttAATATGTTAACATCATGTCTGCATACATAATATGTAGTTGCATTGTtagcatattatgtgtctacaattaacatattatatacatgtaattaacatattatgtgtctgtagttaacagattatgtgctttcaatttatttatatacacataatttatagctgaagacacataatattttaactgtagacacataattttttagaCCAGTGTTCACAATGCAATGCAAAGTATATTGTATAACAATTGGACATGAATACCTAATTGTCAATGGTTAAATATTTTGGGAGTAAAACATTTGGTGAATTGGACCAAGGCATGTTGATACCAAAACTccaaaatgcttttttttttttaatcattaacatatgtatattttaattaatcttttttctaAATGATAAGAGAAACTCGCAACCACTATTCGATAGTATGTACTGGGTAAGCCCCCATCTTGTGAATTagtctttatttttgttttaggtAAATATACTTTTCTATCAATATACGCTCATTTCatgttataattaaagaaaataaatatgcaaCTTATTTAAAATGAACCTTATAGTAGAAactaaatgaaaataaaataataagaaagcttttaaaaaataaaactactcctaaccgaaaaaaaaaaaaaaaaatcggctGTCAAATTAGAAACACCATATTGAACAATTGTCTATTCACAACACTGACATATTATTagagattttttatttgttaaaccACGAGGTGCCCTGAGCCAATAGTTATACGGTTATACCATAGATGGTCCACCTTACAATGTTGACTCataacaatttacatactgaatgttcacaatttacatgttGAATGTTCACCattcaaattatgaacatttagtatgtaaattgtgaacattctgtATATAAATTgcgaacattcaatatgtaaattgtgtattttagacccaGATTCACCTTGCACAGAATAATTTTTCGTCCTCTAAGCATACCTTAACGGTAGGAGACACATTTAAGCTCATACTATATTCAAACTAATCTCTATAAGCACCGGGATGcaccaataaaatattaaatgagaTTTTTACCATTAGAATAGCTATGATATTGTTCAAGGAAAATAAATTGCATTAATGGCACCAACGTTCATGTTTTAAAGAGTTATATTGTTAtataacattttcatattaaaattacCTCCTAATTCTTCAGGtagtgaaaatttttaatttacggTAAGTCGGTAACCAATAAACATCAAGAACGAAACTTTCTTTTTCATACAATTAATTTAATGctaacaaataaattttatatatttagaaattgtataatttttcataacatttaaaaaaaaaaaaaacaatgcaaagaaGAGTTTTCTTaactgccaaagaccttgtgatttaatgacacccggtttacactctcacatggaagggagtcaatagtactaaataAAAAAGAGTTTTCATAActtaaaatagtaaatatgattaataaaatgatttt
Coding sequences within it:
- the LOC116014940 gene encoding serine/threonine-protein kinase D6PKL2-like; the encoded protein is MEPFNNKKMAHSNQSGTSNLAIDKPDSNISLVDNGKVSTADSPEVNGMRSSQLALGDQKKKTSEPDSTKNSSASAKVSDGTGSLPKTSGSAKISDRVEYVESGKSSICRGSASTNVSDESTSSSFSSSVNKPHKANDSGWEAIQAVRTRDGILGFSHFRLLKRLGCGDIGSVYLAELSGTNCYFAMKVMDKESLAGRKKLIRAQTEREILQSLDHPFLPTLYTHFETDKFSCLVMEFCPGGDLHTLRQRQPGKHFSELAVKFYVAEVLLALEYLHMLGIIYRDLKPENVLVREDGHIMLSDFDLSLRCTVSPTLVKSLDSEPLQKSSGFCVQPACIQPSCAVTTTCFSPRFFSSKSKKKDRKSKADIGTQVTPLPELVAEPTGARSMSFVGTHEYLAPEIIKGEGHGSAVDWWTFGIFLYELLFGKTPFKGSGNRATLFNVVGQPLRFPESPVVSFAARDLIRGLLIKEPQNRLAYKRGATEIKQHPFFEGVNWALIRCASPPEIPKPFEFERIPPPAASTSEKPALTAVAPNQKNSNNYLEFDFF
- the LOC116014961 gene encoding uncharacterized protein LOC116014961 codes for the protein MSCEIEEESPSRYGDGGVSNLDGIREEIETAFSGGGDHDGAAVYVAVGNATKGCEESSMDALRWALKNAVVTHPPSSFLVFLVNIFPETKHIPSPLGMIPLSQVNPEQKENHMAQERSKRSQFLHKFLDVCSASQVKVETILVESDTEAKAILDLIPICNIKKLVLGISKPNLRRMRSKRGSCTADQILQNAPEFCEVKIICEGKEVATDQLESPSPSPSPGPSPRSAHGPTQLQNQTQSESVGCGCFKAKVFQ